A genomic region of Camelus ferus isolate YT-003-E chromosome 11, BCGSAC_Cfer_1.0, whole genome shotgun sequence contains the following coding sequences:
- the LDB3 gene encoding LIM domain-binding protein 3 isoform X4, with the protein MSYSVTLTGPGPWGFRLQGGKDFNMPLTISRITPGSKAAQSQLSQGDLVVAIDGVNTDTMTHLEAQNKIKSASYNLSLTLQKSKRPIPISTAPPPIQSPLPVIPHQKDPALDMNSSLAAPSPSPEARAGLGTPGTPGTPELRQTFSSSFSQTSVFSSHMEASDPGPPRGSPGNKTSLEGALDKLSLKTPLGSSQPRQYNNPIGLYSAETLREMAQMYQMSLRGKASGAGLLGGSLPIKDLTVDSASPVYQAVIKNQNKPEDEADEWARRSSNLQSRSFRILAQMTGTEYMQDPDEEALRRSRERFETERNSPRFAKLRNWHHGLSAQILNVKS; encoded by the exons ATGTCTTACAGCGTGACTCTGACGGGGCCTGGACCCTGGGGCTTCCGTCTGCAAGGGGGCAAGGACTTCAATATGCCGCTCACCATCTCCCGG ATCACGCCGGGCAGCAAGGCCGCccagtcccagctcagccagggTGACCTCGTGGTGGCCATTGACGGCGTCAACACGGATACCATGACCCACCTGGAGGCCCAGAACAAGATCAAGTCTGCCAGCTACAACCTGAGTCTCACACTGCAAAA GTCGAAGCGTCCCATTCCCATCTCTACGGCTCCGCCCCCGATCCAGTCCCCTCTGCCGGTGATCCCCCACCAGAAG GACCCGGCTCTGGACATGAACAGCAGCCTGGcagcacccagccccagccccgagGCAAGGGCTGGCCTGGGCACCCCAGGCACGCCGGGCACCCCGGAGCTCAGACAGACCTTtagctcctccttctcccagaCCTCTGTCTTCTCCTCACACATGGAGGCCTCTGACCCCGGCCCTCCACGGGGCAGCCCAGGGAACAAGACCAGCCTGGAGGGGGCTCTGGACAAACTCAGCCTGAAAACCCCGCTGGGCTCAAGTCAGCCAAGGCAGTATAACAACCCCATTGGCCTGTACTCAGCAGAGACCCTGAGGGAGATGGCTCAGATGTATCAGATGAGCCTCCGAGGGAAGGCCTCAGGTGCCGGACTCCTAGGAGG GAGCCTTCCTATTAAAGACCTGACGGTAGACAGCGCCTCTCCCGTGTATCAGGCTGTGATTAAGAACCAGAACAAGCCGGAAGACGAGGCTGATGAGTGGGCCCGCCGCTCCTCCAACCTGCAGTCACGCTCCTTCCGCATCCTGGCCCAGATGACTGGGACAGAATACA TGCAAGACCCTGACGAAGAAGCTTTGCGAAGGTCAAG
- the LDB3 gene encoding LIM domain-binding protein 3 isoform X7, with protein sequence MSYSVTLTGPGPWGFRLQGGKDFNMPLTISRITPGSKAAQSQLSQGDLVVAIDGVNTDTMTHLEAQNKIKSASYNLSLTLQKSKRPIPISTAPPPIQSPLPVIPHQKDPALDMNSSLAAPSPSPEARAGLGTPGTPGTPELRQTFSSSFSQTSVFSSHMEASDPGPPRGSPGNKTSLEGALDKLSLKTPLGSSQPRQYNNPIGLYSAETLREMAQMYQMSLRGKASGAGLLGGAEERFNPSALKDSALSTHKPIEVKGLGGKATIIHAQYNTPISMYSQDAIMDAIAGQAQAQGSDFSGSLPIKDLTVDSASPVYQAVIKNQNKPEDEADEWARRSSNLQSRSFRILAQMTGTEYMQDPDEEALRRSRERFETERNSPRFAKLRNWHHGLSAQILNVKS encoded by the exons ATGTCTTACAGCGTGACTCTGACGGGGCCTGGACCCTGGGGCTTCCGTCTGCAAGGGGGCAAGGACTTCAATATGCCGCTCACCATCTCCCGG ATCACGCCGGGCAGCAAGGCCGCccagtcccagctcagccagggTGACCTCGTGGTGGCCATTGACGGCGTCAACACGGATACCATGACCCACCTGGAGGCCCAGAACAAGATCAAGTCTGCCAGCTACAACCTGAGTCTCACACTGCAAAA GTCGAAGCGTCCCATTCCCATCTCTACGGCTCCGCCCCCGATCCAGTCCCCTCTGCCGGTGATCCCCCACCAGAAG GACCCGGCTCTGGACATGAACAGCAGCCTGGcagcacccagccccagccccgagGCAAGGGCTGGCCTGGGCACCCCAGGCACGCCGGGCACCCCGGAGCTCAGACAGACCTTtagctcctccttctcccagaCCTCTGTCTTCTCCTCACACATGGAGGCCTCTGACCCCGGCCCTCCACGGGGCAGCCCAGGGAACAAGACCAGCCTGGAGGGGGCTCTGGACAAACTCAGCCTGAAAACCCCGCTGGGCTCAAGTCAGCCAAGGCAGTATAACAACCCCATTGGCCTGTACTCAGCAGAGACCCTGAGGGAGATGGCTCAGATGTATCAGATGAGCCTCCGAGGGAAGGCCTCAGGTGCCGGACTCCTAGGAGG cgccGAGGAACGCTTCAACCCTAGTGCCCTGAAGGATTCGGCCCTGTCGACCCACAAGCCCATTGAAGTGAAGGGGCTGGGCGGCAAGGCCACCATCATCCACGCGCAATACAACACGCCCATCAGCATGTACTCCCAGGACGCCATCATGGACGCCATCGCCGGGCAGGCCCAGGCTCAGGGCAGTGACTTCAGTGG GAGCCTTCCTATTAAAGACCTGACGGTAGACAGCGCCTCTCCCGTGTATCAGGCTGTGATTAAGAACCAGAACAAGCCGGAAGACGAGGCTGATGAGTGGGCCCGCCGCTCCTCCAACCTGCAGTCACGCTCCTTCCGCATCCTGGCCCAGATGACTGGGACAGAATACA TGCAAGACCCTGACGAAGAAGCTTTGCGAAGGTCAAG